The [Eubacterium] siraeum genome contains a region encoding:
- a CDS encoding transposase, whose translation MDYLNNNLIIAHYCGFNIMKPLPSYWTFDRFIRNLDNALLKKLMQSQVLKLSKMGIIDTSFIALDSTPISANTKQNNPKSFAKNKFAKGNQPKSDEDCGLGVHTASNQHNERNFEYYWGYKNHILVDCITGLPIFEMTTTADVADSTVVLDILSQTNDFLSIEECTFFADKGYDVKAIYNAVKDIYHGECFIPINKRNTKNPKKLSTGHPICEAGLAMHKDGKFSDNGRTRQKYCCPFKRSKSGCCPCNHKNWNNGKKTRGCTKYVTLPDDY comes from the coding sequence GTGGACTATCTCAATAACAATCTGATAATTGCACATTACTGCGGTTTCAATATCATGAAACCATTGCCGTCCTACTGGACTTTCGACCGTTTCATCAGAAATCTTGATAACGCTCTGCTTAAAAAGCTTATGCAGTCTCAAGTGCTGAAGTTGTCCAAAATGGGTATTATCGACACTTCATTCATAGCTCTCGACTCTACTCCCATAAGTGCAAATACTAAGCAGAATAACCCAAAATCTTTCGCTAAAAACAAGTTTGCAAAAGGCAATCAGCCTAAGTCTGACGAAGACTGCGGTTTGGGTGTTCATACCGCTTCAAATCAGCATAACGAGCGTAATTTTGAATACTATTGGGGTTACAAGAATCATATTCTAGTTGACTGCATTACAGGCTTACCAATCTTTGAAATGACAACTACTGCCGATGTTGCCGACAGCACTGTCGTTCTTGATATTCTAAGCCAAACCAATGATTTTCTTTCAATTGAGGAATGCACATTTTTTGCTGATAAAGGTTACGATGTTAAGGCAATTTACAATGCCGTCAAAGATATTTATCACGGCGAATGCTTTATTCCCATCAACAAGCGTAACACTAAAAATCCGAAGAAGCTTTCAACAGGTCATCCGATTTGTGAAGCCGGTCTCGCTATGCACAAAGACGGCAAATTCTCTGACAATGGCAGAACTCGCCAAAAATACTGCTGTCCGTTCAAACGTTCAAAATCAGGCTGTTGTCCATGCAATCACAAGAATTGGAACAATGGCAAAAAAACTCGCGGTTGTACTAAATATGTCACGCTTCCCGATGATTACTGA
- a CDS encoding DNA topoisomerase, translating to MKPLENAGRIRSATDWLVGINTSVAATLKFGGTDNVFACGRVKMPTLAMIVKREREIRNYVKKPFYKIVANIEANDGAKFTAEAADKYDTETAAKTAIDEIKSNTAKAIKVEVSQKQTAAPLLYNTTHLLADLSKCTDLTIDMLTKLVQSLYENRLITYPRTSSEHLTDAMKDETVKIIKLLFEMPEFAKYAIPVDKFAPCTRRHYDDSKVDSHTAITPTALVPNDLSGMSENERKAYTLLALSIIRTVYPKAVTENIKAVFQIDNQLFTAIGTNIINPGWFAVDATPKVTGLPEIVKDNDYKVIGFDVKEGQNEPPKYYTDATLLTAMELAGNNITDEQTRSYIKLTKRGLGTAATRQGIIKELYDKGYIARRTRKNGNAVKSIMPTEKGMYIINTLEKIVPDMLSVDMTGDMEMELDKIARGESDGNNFLNEYKKLVIKWVEQIKNSDTSAMTGNTLICPLCGKPVIKKKVGWCCTGYSKDNPDSCKFYIANEICGKKISDVIAKELMLKRATSIIKGFTSQSGKSFDAKLIIKDDNTIGFEFPERLRCPICGKEMVKSSKGWVCTGYKNGCNFFIAGTICGKCITDTIATMLCANKRTRIINGFTSKSGKAFSAALIVKDGKIDFDFPAQSQKRSK from the coding sequence ATGAAGCCGCTTGAAAATGCAGGACGTATACGGTCTGCAACAGACTGGCTCGTTGGTATTAACACGTCTGTTGCGGCTACATTGAAATTCGGTGGTACGGATAATGTATTCGCCTGCGGACGTGTAAAAATGCCGACACTTGCAATGATTGTTAAGCGTGAACGGGAAATAAGGAATTATGTTAAAAAGCCGTTTTATAAAATAGTTGCCAATATCGAAGCAAATGACGGTGCAAAGTTTACTGCCGAAGCAGCAGATAAATACGATACCGAAACGGCGGCAAAGACTGCTATAGATGAAATTAAATCAAATACAGCAAAAGCGATAAAAGTCGAGGTGTCGCAAAAGCAGACAGCCGCTCCGCTTTTATATAACACTACACATTTGCTTGCAGATTTATCAAAGTGTACGGATCTCACAATTGATATGCTTACAAAGCTCGTTCAGAGCTTGTACGAAAACAGATTGATAACATATCCACGCACAAGCTCAGAGCATCTTACAGATGCAATGAAAGATGAAACGGTAAAGATAATAAAGCTACTGTTTGAAATGCCCGAATTTGCTAAATATGCTATTCCTGTTGACAAATTTGCACCCTGTACACGTCGGCATTATGATGACAGCAAAGTTGATTCGCACACTGCTATTACACCGACCGCTCTTGTGCCGAATGATTTAAGCGGTATGTCGGAAAATGAGCGCAAGGCATATACTTTACTTGCATTATCAATTATCCGTACCGTTTATCCGAAAGCAGTCACAGAAAACATCAAAGCTGTTTTTCAGATTGATAATCAGCTATTTACAGCAATCGGAACGAATATAATCAATCCCGGTTGGTTTGCTGTTGATGCAACGCCGAAGGTAACCGGGTTGCCCGAAATCGTTAAGGATAACGATTATAAAGTTATCGGTTTCGATGTCAAAGAGGGACAAAACGAGCCGCCGAAATATTACACCGATGCGACATTGCTTACAGCAATGGAGCTTGCCGGAAATAATATCACAGACGAGCAGACACGGAGCTATATAAAACTGACAAAACGTGGTCTTGGTACAGCCGCCACACGTCAGGGCATAATTAAGGAACTATATGACAAAGGATATATTGCCCGCCGAACCCGGAAAAACGGTAACGCTGTCAAAAGCATTATGCCGACCGAAAAAGGTATGTATATAATCAATACGCTCGAAAAGATAGTACCGGATATGTTGTCTGTTGATATGACGGGCGATATGGAAATGGAACTTGATAAAATCGCCCGAGGAGAATCTGACGGCAATAATTTTCTGAATGAATACAAGAAACTTGTGATTAAGTGGGTCGAACAGATTAAAAACAGTGACACATCAGCAATGACGGGCAATACGCTTATTTGTCCGTTGTGCGGTAAACCTGTAATCAAGAAAAAAGTCGGCTGGTGCTGCACCGGTTACTCTAAAGATAATCCGGACAGTTGCAAGTTCTATATTGCAAATGAGATTTGCGGTAAAAAAATATCAGACGTAATCGCAAAAGAGCTTATGTTAAAACGTGCAACATCTATTATCAAGGGCTTTACATCTCAGAGCGGAAAATCATTTGATGCAAAGCTAATAATCAAAGATGATAACACAATTGGTTTTGAGTTTCCTGAACGTCTAAGATGTCCGATTTGCGGAAAAGAAATGGTAAAAAGTTCTAAAGGATGGGTCTGCACCGGGTATAAAAACGGGTGTAATTTTTTTATAGCCGGAACTATATGCGGAAAATGTATTACAGACACGATTGCGACTATGTTATGCGCTAATAAGCGAACAAGAATAATAAACGGATTTACTTCAAAGTCGGGCAAAGCATTCTCAGCGGCACTTATCGTTAAAGATGGAAAAATCGACTTTGATTTTCCCGCACAATCACAAAAACGCAGTAAGTAG
- a CDS encoding ATP-binding cassette domain-containing protein yields MLQIKNLNKHYGKKQALFDFEMTFKNGVYGLLGPNGAGKSTLMNIISDNLAPDLGSQLCWNGTDITKLGSKFRRKVGYMPQQQALYDNFTARRFMMYISALKGISTAVAREQTEYLLSEVELHDVMDKAIGGFSGGMKQRVLVAQSLLGSPELVLLDEPTAGLDPKQRVIIRDMIHKTAKDKIVLVSTHIVSDVETIADEIIIMKQGRIAANGTVEQLVSVLPHERRTLENAYMLHFPEKNTAGGAIDENSSV; encoded by the coding sequence ATGCTTCAAATTAAAAATCTTAATAAACATTACGGTAAAAAACAGGCTCTTTTTGATTTTGAGATGACCTTTAAAAACGGGGTTTACGGACTTTTAGGCCCCAACGGCGCAGGAAAATCAACGCTTATGAACATTATTTCAGATAACCTTGCACCAGACTTAGGCTCGCAGCTTTGCTGGAACGGCACAGACATAACTAAGCTTGGCAGTAAATTTCGCCGTAAGGTCGGATATATGCCGCAACAGCAGGCGCTTTATGACAACTTTACCGCAAGACGGTTTATGATGTATATATCAGCTCTCAAAGGAATTTCTACAGCAGTAGCAAGAGAGCAAACCGAGTATCTGTTAAGTGAAGTTGAACTGCATGACGTAATGGATAAAGCTATCGGAGGCTTTTCGGGCGGCATGAAGCAAAGAGTTTTAGTTGCACAGTCCCTACTCGGAAGCCCCGAGCTTGTTCTGCTTGATGAGCCGACGGCAGGTCTTGACCCAAAGCAAAGAGTTATCATACGGGATATGATACATAAAACAGCAAAGGACAAAATTGTCCTTGTAAGCACACATATAGTATCTGATGTTGAAACTATTGCAGATGAAATAATAATTATGAAGCAGGGCAGAATTGCCGCAAACGGAACTGTTGAACAGCTTGTCAGTGTTCTCCCGCACGAACGCCGGACACTCGAAAACGCATATATGTTGCACTTTCCCGAGAAAAACACGGCAGGAGGTGCTATAGATGAAAATAGCTCTGTATGA
- a CDS encoding ABC transporter permease, with product MKIALYELYKALKSKVLLILFVALFLLNLALSATYTPVLGVPDECIREINKVYLSTSEEEKLSVAESIANKYIKDNVLQNIFPDKKYEDKLNRVKNYNTTIRNIKSEAEQRSKPSVFSKENSFTQLSFKDIFTAYNNVIENKPSFYPDYGTERYINSADTDLMMLVFVLMLTVIVCCRDKMTGMAAVIRQTPKGRIHSAGAKLIACFLLTVTSAVLLYGTVLLTGTIRFGLGDLSRCIQSIPQFTLCNINMTVGEYLVIHFLFKTSAFFIVVVVMMIICTFLKNVAAAFAVISVCSGVSIWLYTSISDISAYNILKYINFCCFISPHQLFYRYYHLNIFGKPVSALTVCVITTVIILIMALLIYFAVYCSRRAISASGKISEIFSYITVKRKLSANFVVNEVYKTAIAGKALLVLVVVAVIGFCNYQNMSAGYDSEQKRYDSYVAQIGGEVTDETLLFLENEKLEFENIKLRYEELLTQTPAESDYESYNKELNDITKKLDYENAFNKICDRVSVIKSDKNSNLQLVFEEGFNRLLSVNGYKDDFLMCILATIALVLCISPMIAFDNQRGLTKLLRTTEKGRIKRFAIDGVITLVISAIVFVAVWLPEFVFVMNNYKLSFLDAPLQSITALYGMQTNETILQYIIRVYLIRFFSMLACGFFMLCVSKLSANLITAFSVNILLFVLPLGLCVVSESFVVIWICPYLSGTAERSASPANLIITVIIFIGLILVAGGEGVKKAVEKIGKRF from the coding sequence ATGAAAATAGCTCTGTATGAGCTTTACAAAGCGTTAAAAAGCAAAGTGCTGTTAATATTGTTTGTAGCACTGTTTTTGCTGAATTTAGCTCTTTCGGCAACATATACGCCTGTCCTTGGCGTACCCGATGAATGTATTCGTGAAATTAACAAGGTATATTTATCTACATCGGAAGAGGAAAAGCTGTCTGTCGCAGAGAGTATTGCAAACAAATATATAAAAGACAATGTGCTACAGAATATATTTCCGGACAAGAAATATGAGGATAAATTAAATCGGGTAAAAAACTACAATACCACAATCAGGAATATCAAAAGCGAAGCCGAACAGCGTTCAAAACCATCGGTTTTTTCTAAGGAAAACAGCTTTACACAGCTTAGCTTCAAGGATATTTTCACAGCATACAACAATGTAATTGAAAATAAACCGTCCTTTTATCCCGACTACGGAACAGAACGCTATATAAACAGCGCAGATACCGATTTAATGATGCTTGTTTTTGTGCTTATGCTGACGGTTATTGTATGCTGTCGCGACAAAATGACAGGCATGGCGGCGGTTATAAGACAAACTCCCAAAGGGCGTATTCACAGTGCAGGAGCAAAGCTGATAGCCTGCTTTTTGCTTACCGTTACTTCGGCTGTGTTGTTATACGGTACGGTATTGCTTACAGGTACTATTCGCTTCGGGCTTGGCGATTTATCAAGATGTATTCAGTCAATCCCGCAGTTTACGCTATGCAATATAAATATGACCGTGGGAGAGTATCTTGTTATCCACTTTTTATTCAAAACATCAGCCTTTTTTATAGTCGTTGTTGTAATGATGATTATATGTACTTTCCTTAAAAATGTTGCGGCGGCGTTTGCTGTTATCTCTGTTTGTAGTGGTGTTTCGATATGGCTTTATACTTCTATAAGTGATATATCGGCATACAACATATTAAAATACATAAATTTCTGCTGTTTTATAAGTCCACATCAGTTATTTTACAGATATTATCATTTAAACATTTTTGGAAAGCCCGTATCGGCTCTTACCGTCTGTGTAATTACAACAGTAATAATTCTTATCATGGCTTTGCTTATTTATTTTGCGGTTTATTGCTCAAGACGCGCTATATCGGCTTCAGGTAAAATATCGGAAATCTTTTCATATATTACAGTAAAACGCAAGCTCTCGGCAAATTTTGTTGTAAACGAGGTATATAAAACGGCAATAGCGGGAAAAGCATTGCTTGTTCTTGTTGTTGTCGCTGTTATTGGGTTCTGCAATTATCAGAATATGAGTGCAGGCTACGATTCCGAGCAAAAACGCTACGACAGCTATGTAGCACAGATAGGCGGGGAAGTGACGGATGAAACTCTGTTGTTTTTGGAAAATGAAAAGCTGGAATTTGAAAATATAAAGCTACGCTATGAAGAATTATTGACGCAGACACCCGCTGAATCGGATTATGAAAGCTACAATAAGGAATTGAACGATATTACAAAAAAGCTTGACTATGAGAATGCATTTAATAAGATATGTGACCGTGTGTCGGTTATTAAGTCTGATAAAAATAGCAACCTACAGCTCGTTTTTGAAGAAGGGTTTAACCGTCTTTTGTCGGTAAACGGCTATAAGGACGACTTCCTTATGTGTATACTCGCTACTATAGCCCTTGTGCTGTGTATATCGCCTATGATAGCATTTGATAATCAGAGAGGACTGACAAAGCTCCTACGTACTACAGAAAAGGGCAGAATCAAGCGCTTTGCCATAGACGGCGTAATAACTCTTGTTATCTCTGCAATAGTATTTGTAGCGGTATGGCTACCCGAATTTGTTTTCGTAATGAACAATTACAAGCTCTCATTCTTAGACGCACCCTTACAGAGTATTACGGCACTTTACGGTATGCAAACAAACGAAACAATATTGCAATACATAATTCGGGTATACCTGATACGGTTTTTCTCTATGCTCGCCTGCGGCTTTTTTATGCTGTGTGTATCAAAGCTATCGGCTAATCTTATAACCGCCTTTTCGGTAAATATTCTGTTATTTGTTCTACCCTTGGGGCTTTGCGTTGTCAGCGAAAGCTTTGTCGTGATATGGATATGTCCGTACCTTTCAGGCACCGCAGAGAGAAGCGCGTCACCTGCTAATCTCATTATCACCGTGATAATTTTCATAGGCTTGATATTGGTTGCGGGAGGTGAAGGCGTAAAGAAAGCGGTAGAGAAGATAGGTAAACGGTTTTAA
- a CDS encoding TIGR04086 family membrane protein, translating to MVKRRSYKAAIKKLRPFVKGAVAGTVTAAVFTVIGAFLFNIADAPSGADSVMAYVSLGASAVVCGMFFGGGRGKNGFAWGTLGGLAMFALCFAVTLISGGFTGTEFLPKLISSAVCGCIGGIIGVNIAAER from the coding sequence ATGGTAAAACGCAGAAGTTACAAAGCGGCGATAAAGAAGCTCAGACCTTTTGTGAAAGGAGCTGTAGCCGGAACAGTGACAGCGGCGGTTTTTACCGTTATCGGTGCATTTTTGTTTAATATTGCCGATGCTCCTTCGGGAGCAGACAGCGTAATGGCATATGTTTCACTCGGCGCATCTGCTGTCGTCTGCGGAATGTTCTTCGGCGGCGGCAGAGGAAAAAACGGCTTTGCGTGGGGAACGCTCGGCGGCCTTGCAATGTTCGCTCTTTGCTTTGCCGTCACACTTATATCCGGCGGATTTACCGGGACGGAATTTCTGCCTAAGCTGATAAGCTCAGCAGTGTGCGGCTGTATCGGCGGAATAATCGGTGTCAATATTGCGGCAGAGCGATAA
- a CDS encoding O-acetylhomoserine aminocarboxypropyltransferase/cysteine synthase, translating to MKKYSIETLAVHAGYETDEATMSVTPPLYETNAYVFKDAEHARTLFELKEPGNIYSRLQNPTCEMLERKVTAMDGGVAALSFASGHAAIFNTIINLCSEGDELVSSINIYGGAINLLGITLKRMGITVKFVDPDDLSAWENAVTDKTRLFFTELIGNPNANVADIEEIGKIAHKHGIPFVVDSTFTTPYLCRPIEWGADLVIHSATKFLGGHGSVMAGVVVDSGKFTFKGNPRFPLFNEPDVSYHGVVFADLGEMAFISRLRALITRDIGACLSASAAHTCLTGMETLALRMQRHCENALAVAKFLEAHPAVEKVNYPALPSNKYYELCKKYCPKGAGGVFTFVIKGGKPAGEKFMNSLELLQIVANVGDVRSQVIHPASTTHSQLSPEQLVAAGISEGTVRLTIGIEDINDIIADISQALDKATK from the coding sequence ATGAAAAAATATTCAATAGAAACGCTTGCGGTTCACGCAGGCTATGAAACAGACGAAGCTACAATGTCGGTAACTCCGCCCCTGTACGAAACAAATGCCTATGTGTTCAAGGATGCCGAACACGCAAGAACGCTCTTTGAGCTTAAAGAGCCGGGCAACATCTACTCAAGACTCCAGAATCCCACCTGCGAGATGCTTGAACGTAAGGTAACAGCTATGGACGGCGGTGTTGCGGCACTCTCGTTTGCGTCCGGACATGCCGCTATATTCAATACTATAATAAACCTTTGCAGTGAGGGCGACGAGCTTGTTTCGTCCATAAACATCTACGGCGGTGCGATAAATCTGCTTGGAATCACATTAAAGAGAATGGGCATCACGGTAAAGTTCGTTGACCCCGATGACCTTTCCGCCTGGGAAAATGCCGTAACCGACAAGACAAGGCTGTTCTTCACCGAGCTTATCGGCAACCCTAACGCAAACGTAGCGGATATTGAGGAGATCGGCAAGATAGCCCACAAGCACGGTATCCCGTTTGTAGTAGACAGCACCTTCACGACACCCTATCTTTGCAGACCTATAGAGTGGGGCGCTGACCTTGTTATCCACTCCGCAACAAAGTTTCTGGGCGGTCACGGTAGTGTAATGGCGGGTGTTGTAGTCGACAGCGGAAAGTTCACTTTCAAGGGCAATCCCAGATTCCCGCTTTTCAACGAGCCTGACGTATCCTATCACGGCGTAGTGTTTGCCGACCTCGGAGAAATGGCATTCATCTCAAGACTGCGTGCGCTCATAACAAGAGATATAGGTGCCTGCCTTTCAGCGTCTGCGGCTCACACCTGCCTTACAGGTATGGAAACGCTTGCTCTGCGTATGCAGCGCCATTGCGAAAACGCACTTGCAGTAGCAAAATTCCTTGAAGCCCACCCTGCTGTTGAAAAGGTAAATTATCCTGCACTGCCCTCAAACAAGTATTACGAGCTTTGCAAAAAGTATTGTCCCAAGGGCGCAGGCGGTGTGTTCACATTCGTTATCAAGGGCGGCAAGCCAGCAGGCGAAAAGTTCATGAACAGCCTTGAGCTTTTACAGATAGTAGCTAATGTCGGCGATGTAAGAAGTCAGGTTATCCACCCCGCTTCGACAACGCACAGCCAGTTATCTCCCGAACAGCTCGTAGCCGCAGGAATAAGCGAGGGTACGGTAAGACTTACTATCGGTATCGAGGATATAAACGATATTATTGCGGATATTTCTCAGGCGCTCGATAAAGCGACTAAGTAA
- a CDS encoding toprim domain-containing protein, with the protein MSYSKSKPSNYVTKEQIERARNVDMVEFLERTEGFSVKKSGNGYRCDVHDSLFITNDRKGWYWNSRDEGGNNAIAFCMKIYGQSFTEAVKSLCGDIQMEYSPKYNTKKKSSEEKIEAHRLILPEQDHKENGQRNYSNVIAYLCKTRGLEYNIVNQLIYDRKLYQGIGYSGLQLVGYDSSNTPFYRFKNDIPTNAPEYVTIELQAQKQKGEKYICEGFSGEHIPELIERGITKKYVNMIAVNGDGIMSRYAFCRSVSDSSTYRVDLPGSDKKYSFSLLGTNKNKLYVFESVIDMLSYASFYAINNGQDAWQQLTMLSLGGKSDVALDEFLKNKPIAEITFCLDNDDAGKHATEQLSDKYALKGYAVSKDIPLNKDFNDDLKAFRALNEKNTVQATKPLKR; encoded by the coding sequence ATGAGTTATTCTAAATCTAAACCAAGTAACTACGTTACAAAAGAGCAAATAGAGCGTGCAAGAAATGTAGATATGGTAGAATTTCTTGAAAGAACAGAAGGCTTCAGCGTAAAGAAAAGCGGTAACGGCTACCGTTGCGATGTTCACGACAGCCTTTTTATTACAAACGACCGAAAAGGGTGGTATTGGAACAGCCGTGACGAGGGCGGCAATAACGCTATTGCGTTTTGTATGAAAATATACGGACAAAGCTTTACCGAAGCCGTTAAATCGCTTTGCGGCGATATTCAAATGGAATATTCACCCAAATATAATACGAAAAAGAAATCGTCAGAAGAAAAAATCGAAGCTCATCGACTTATACTGCCTGAACAGGATCACAAGGAAAACGGACAGCGAAATTACAGCAATGTTATCGCATATTTGTGCAAAACCCGTGGACTGGAGTATAACATAGTAAATCAGCTGATCTATGACCGTAAGTTATATCAAGGTATCGGTTACAGCGGTCTTCAGCTTGTCGGATATGACAGTTCGAACACTCCGTTTTATCGTTTTAAAAACGATATACCCACAAACGCACCGGAATATGTTACCATAGAGCTTCAGGCACAGAAACAAAAAGGTGAGAAATATATTTGTGAAGGGTTTAGCGGTGAACATATACCGGAGCTTATCGAGCGTGGCATTACTAAAAAATATGTAAATATGATCGCCGTAAACGGCGACGGTATTATGTCACGCTATGCGTTTTGTCGTTCTGTATCTGATAGCTCTACATACCGTGTCGATTTGCCGGGAAGCGATAAAAAATATTCGTTTTCTTTACTTGGTACAAATAAGAATAAGCTGTATGTTTTCGAGTCTGTAATTGATATGCTGTCCTATGCGTCCTTTTACGCTATAAACAACGGACAGGACGCTTGGCAGCAGTTGACTATGCTATCGCTCGGCGGCAAATCAGATGTTGCTCTTGACGAGTTTTTAAAGAATAAGCCTATTGCCGAAATAACGTTCTGCCTTGACAATGATGATGCAGGTAAACACGCTACTGAGCAGCTTAGCGACAAGTATGCTCTGAAAGGATATGCTGTTTCAAAAGATATACCATTAAACAAGGACTTTAACGACGATTTAAAGGCGTTCAGAGCGTTGAATGAGAAAAATACTGTACAAGCAACAAAACCGCTTAAACGTTAA
- a CDS encoding glutamine amidotransferase family protein → MLEKEGQVRIPAGCAISGFISRDGNRICGDKIVKSISYMHDRSNGLGGGFAGYGIYPEYKDQYAFHIFYDSNEARVETERFLDKHFDVVNLSRIPTRKHPNITNEPLIWRYFVNPLPTKLTESQLDEREFVAQCVININDKINGSYVFSSGKNMGVFKAVGYPEDVGKFYRLEEYAGYAWTAHGRYPTNTPGWWGGAHPFALLDYTIVHNGEISSYDANRRYIEMYGYKCNLLTDTEVITYIIDFLNRKQKLCLEDIAKIIAAPFWSEIDSDKYSERERQKLKYFRNVFSSLLITGPFSIILGFDGGLMALNDRLKLRSMVAAEKGDMVYLASEECAIRAICPVVDRIWSPRGGEPIIVKLNEKK, encoded by the coding sequence ATGCTGGAAAAAGAAGGTCAGGTCAGAATCCCCGCCGGTTGCGCAATCTCGGGCTTTATAAGCAGGGACGGCAACAGAATATGCGGTGACAAGATAGTAAAGTCTATATCTTATATGCACGACAGGTCAAACGGTCTGGGCGGCGGATTTGCAGGATACGGAATCTATCCGGAGTACAAGGATCAGTACGCATTCCATATTTTCTACGATTCAAACGAGGCAAGGGTGGAAACCGAGCGTTTTCTTGACAAGCATTTTGACGTGGTGAACCTTTCCCGTATCCCCACGAGAAAGCATCCGAATATTACAAACGAGCCGCTGATATGGAGATATTTCGTGAATCCCCTGCCGACAAAGCTCACAGAAAGTCAGCTTGACGAAAGAGAGTTTGTCGCTCAGTGCGTTATCAACATAAACGACAAGATAAACGGTTCTTACGTTTTCTCAAGCGGTAAGAATATGGGCGTATTCAAGGCGGTAGGATACCCTGAGGATGTCGGAAAGTTCTACAGACTTGAGGAATACGCAGGATATGCCTGGACAGCACACGGCAGATACCCTACGAACACTCCGGGCTGGTGGGGCGGCGCTCATCCGTTTGCACTGCTTGATTACACCATAGTACATAACGGTGAGATTTCTTCCTACGATGCAAACAGAAGATATATTGAAATGTACGGTTACAAATGCAACCTGCTTACAGATACAGAGGTAATCACATATATAATAGACTTCCTCAACAGAAAGCAGAAGCTGTGTCTTGAAGATATAGCGAAGATAATCGCCGCTCCTTTCTGGAGCGAGATAGACTCGGATAAGTACAGCGAGAGAGAAAGACAGAAGCTGAAATACTTCAGAAACGTATTCTCAAGCCTGCTGATAACAGGACCGTTCTCGATAATCCTCGGCTTTGACGGAGGCCTTATGGCACTCAACGACAGACTTAAGCTGCGTTCAATGGTTGCCGCAGAAAAGGGCGATATGGTTTACCTTGCGAGCGAGGAATGTGCGATAAGAGCCATCTGTCCCGTTGTTGACCGTATCTGGTCACCGAGAGGCGGAGAGCCTATCATCGTCAAGCTGAACGAAAAGAAGTAA